In the Bacillus sp. FJAT-42376 genome, CTCCTTGAAGTGAACCTGGACTTCATTAAGGCAAATGCACCATCCTCCATTACACCGATCGTTTTCACAAACCTCAAGGACGGAGAAACACTTGAGCTGCTTGAAAATGGAGAAGTGAAGCTGGAGCAGAAAAACATTGTGAAAATCACAAAATAATCGGAATGCAGCCGTCCCACTTGTCAGATGATAAGCGGGACTGGTAAGATAACTTATTGTGAACAATTAAAATACGCATAGTGATAAAGGAGAAGATAAACATGGCTGAAAAAACATTTAAAGTAACTGCAGAATCCGGAATTCATGCACGTCCTGCAACAGTATTGGTGCAAACGGCTAGCCGTTTCGATGCAGATATTAACCTAGAGTACAATGGCAAAACGGTAAATCTTAAATCCATCATGGGTGTTATGTCTCTTGGAATCGCTAAAGACTCTGAAATCAAAATCACTGCAAACGGTTCTGATGAAAGCGAAGCGATCACAGCTCTTGAAGAAACAATGAAAAACGAAGGGCTAGGAGAATAATGCTGGAACTTAAAGGTATCGGAGCTTCTGCCGGTATTGCGATTGCGAAAGCGTATCGCCTTGAAGAACCAGATCTTACTGTTACCAAAACAACAGTTGCGGATCAGGATGCAGAGATTCGCCGGTTTGAAGAAGCTATTCAAAAATCAAAATCAGAACTTGAAAAAATCAAAGACCATGCATTAAAAGAACTTGGAAAAGATAAAGCTGAGATATTTGCAGCACACTTGCTTGTTCTCAGC is a window encoding:
- a CDS encoding phosphocarrier protein HPr yields the protein MAEKTFKVTAESGIHARPATVLVQTASRFDADINLEYNGKTVNLKSIMGVMSLGIAKDSEIKITANGSDESEAITALEETMKNEGLGE